From the genome of Fusobacterium varium, one region includes:
- a CDS encoding uracil-xanthine permease, which translates to MEEKEVKLGTKTKLLLGAQHVLAMFGATVLVPFLTGLNPSIALIAAGVGTLVFHFCTKGIVPVFLGSSFAFIGALTLVLREEGIAAIKGGVVAAGIIYIIMSILVKIFGVEKIKSFFPPIVTGPIIMVIGFRMSPVALSMAGYANGKFDLKSLIVASVVILSMITITLMKKSFLRLIPILVSVILGYAVSVMLGFVDFEPILNAKWIGLSHEAASDLFTMPKISLSAILAIAPIALVVFIEHIGDITTNGAVVGKDFFKNPGIHRTLMGDGLATIAAGFLGGPANTTYGENTGVLAVTKIYDPFVLRIAACYAIVLGLLGKFGVILQTIPQPVMGGVSIILFGMISSVGARTMVDSKLDFSNSRNLIIASLIFVFGIAIDNIIIWKTVSVSGLALAALVGVLCNKLLPKDRELMINKKLD; encoded by the coding sequence ATGGAAGAAAAAGAGGTAAAACTTGGAACAAAGACAAAACTTTTGCTAGGGGCACAACATGTATTAGCTATGTTTGGAGCAACAGTTCTTGTACCTTTTCTTACAGGTTTAAACCCATCAATAGCACTAATAGCTGCTGGAGTAGGGACATTAGTATTTCACTTTTGCACTAAGGGGATTGTTCCAGTATTTTTAGGGTCATCATTTGCTTTTATAGGGGCTTTAACTTTAGTTTTAAGAGAAGAGGGAATAGCTGCAATAAAAGGTGGAGTAGTAGCTGCTGGTATAATCTATATTATTATGTCAATTTTAGTAAAAATATTTGGAGTTGAAAAAATTAAATCATTCTTTCCACCAATAGTAACAGGACCTATTATAATGGTAATCGGATTTAGAATGAGTCCAGTTGCTTTAAGTATGGCAGGATATGCAAATGGTAAATTTGATCTTAAAAGTTTAATAGTTGCTTCAGTTGTTATTCTATCAATGATAACTATAACACTTATGAAAAAATCATTTTTAAGATTAATTCCTATTCTTGTATCAGTTATTTTAGGATATGCAGTATCAGTAATGTTGGGATTTGTTGATTTTGAACCTATTTTAAATGCAAAATGGATAGGGCTTTCTCATGAGGCTGCCTCAGATCTATTTACAATGCCAAAAATATCTTTAAGTGCAATACTTGCAATAGCTCCAATAGCATTAGTTGTATTTATTGAGCATATAGGAGATATTACTACTAATGGAGCAGTTGTTGGAAAAGATTTCTTTAAAAATCCTGGAATACACAGAACTCTTATGGGAGATGGACTTGCAACAATAGCAGCAGGATTCTTAGGTGGACCAGCAAATACAACTTATGGAGAGAACACAGGAGTTTTAGCTGTAACTAAAATTTATGATCCATTTGTTCTTAGAATAGCAGCTTGTTATGCAATAGTATTAGGACTTTTAGGTAAATTTGGAGTTATTCTTCAAACAATTCCTCAGCCTGTAATGGGAGGAGTATCAATTATACTATTTGGAATGATCTCTTCAGTTGGAGCAAGAACAATGGTAGATTCAAAATTAGATTTCTCTAATTCAAGAAACCTAATAATTGCTTCATTAATATTTGTATTTGGAATTGCAATAGATAATATTATTATTTGGAAAACAGTTTCTGTATCAGGACTTGCTCTAGCAGCACTAGTTGGAGTTCTTTGTAATAAATTATTACCTAAAGATAGAGAGCTTATGATTAATAAAAAATTAGATTAA
- a CDS encoding thioesterase family protein, which yields MLKEGITLTLEKVVKAEETAAKVASGALEVFSTPMLIAFMEQTSFELAQQYMKEGDTTVGVSVNIKHLKANLVGDRLKCISTLEKIDGKRLDFSVKVYHNENVVGEGEHSRFIVNEEKFLGKLKG from the coding sequence ATGTTAAAAGAGGGAATAACATTAACACTTGAAAAGGTAGTAAAAGCAGAAGAAACAGCAGCAAAAGTTGCTTCAGGAGCATTAGAAGTATTTTCAACACCAATGTTAATAGCATTTATGGAGCAAACTTCTTTTGAACTGGCTCAACAATATATGAAAGAGGGAGATACAACAGTTGGAGTATCTGTTAATATAAAGCATTTAAAAGCTAATTTAGTTGGAGATAGATTAAAATGTATCTCTACCTTAGAAAAAATAGATGGAAAAAGATTAGATTTTTCAGTTAAAGTATATCATAATGAGAATGTTGTTGGAGAGGGAGAACATTCTAGATTTATAGTTAACGAGGAAAAATTCTTAGGTAAATTAAAAGGATAG
- a CDS encoding thiamine diphosphokinase: MKIAYVFFNGELEGRVEYFKDLLLKEKGDIYCADGGALHLEKLGILPLEIWGDLDSVSEEILEKYSINNVVIKRFPKDKDFTDGELVLQYLIDKGYDEIRIIGGLGGRIDHALTNLNLIFKFKNTIFLTEKEKIFSIEKEKKIEGAKGKTISFVPFSEKIEGLTLKGFKYPLNKYTLHQGDSICMSNIAVEERCEVSFSTGKLMGIILNEEI, from the coding sequence ATGAAGATAGCATATGTTTTTTTTAATGGTGAACTAGAAGGAAGAGTTGAGTATTTTAAAGATCTTCTTTTAAAAGAAAAGGGAGATATATATTGTGCAGATGGAGGTGCCTTACATTTAGAAAAGTTAGGAATACTTCCATTAGAAATTTGGGGAGATTTGGATTCTGTTTCAGAGGAAATCTTAGAGAAATATAGTATAAATAATGTAGTAATAAAAAGATTTCCTAAAGATAAAGATTTTACAGATGGAGAACTTGTATTACAATATTTGATAGATAAAGGGTACGATGAGATTAGAATAATTGGAGGACTAGGGGGAAGAATAGATCATGCCCTTACAAATCTAAATCTAATTTTTAAATTTAAAAATACAATATTTTTAACAGAGAAAGAGAAGATTTTTTCAATAGAAAAAGAGAAGAAAATAGAAGGAGCAAAGGGAAAAACTATATCATTTGTTCCATTTTCTGAAAAGATAGAGGGGTTGACACTAAAAGGATTTAAATATCCTTTGAATAAATATACTCTCCATCAAGGGGATTCCATATGTATGAGTAATATAGCAGTAGAAGAAAGGTGTGAAGTTAGTTTTTCTACTGGAAAACTTATGGGAATAATCTTAAATGAAGAGATTTAG